From Micromonospora sp. NBC_01699, a single genomic window includes:
- a CDS encoding aspartate aminotransferase family protein, with the protein MDVFWQDVDRHLVRYSGAGRFTPEIIERAAGSYVFTDTGRRILDFTSGQMSAILGHSHPEVVATIRRQAGTLDHLFSGMLSRPVVDLARRLAHSLPDPLDKALLLTTGAEVNEAAIRMAKLVTGGHEIVSFARSWHGMTQAAASATYSSGRKGYGPAAPGNFAIATPNPYRPDFLTPDGELDWRRQLDFSFDLVDAQSVGSLAACIVEPILSSGGVIDPPPGYLAALRRKCDERGMLLILDEAQTGLCRTGTWYAFERDGVVPDILTLSKTLGAGLPLAAMITSTAIERTAHERGYLFYTTHVADPLVAAVGNTVLDVLERDKLDAAATDLGAFLRQGLVELAGRHEVIGDIRGRGLLIGLELVLSRETREGADELGAAVTRRCLELGLHMNVVQMPGMGGVFRIAPPLTCTREELAEGLDILDRAIGEVTSGSPVG; encoded by the coding sequence ATGGATGTTTTCTGGCAGGACGTCGACCGGCATCTCGTCCGCTACTCCGGCGCCGGACGCTTCACCCCCGAGATCATCGAGCGGGCCGCCGGCAGCTACGTCTTCACCGACACGGGCCGGCGCATCCTCGACTTCACCTCCGGACAGATGAGTGCCATCCTCGGCCACTCCCACCCCGAGGTCGTGGCGACGATCCGGCGCCAGGCCGGCACCCTCGACCACCTCTTCAGCGGAATGCTGAGCCGGCCGGTGGTCGACCTGGCCCGGCGGCTCGCGCACTCACTGCCCGACCCGCTGGACAAGGCGCTGCTGCTGACCACCGGTGCCGAGGTGAACGAGGCCGCGATCAGGATGGCGAAGCTGGTCACCGGCGGCCACGAGATCGTGTCGTTCGCCCGGTCCTGGCACGGCATGACCCAGGCCGCGGCGAGCGCCACCTACAGCTCGGGTCGCAAGGGGTACGGCCCGGCCGCGCCCGGCAACTTCGCGATCGCCACGCCGAACCCGTACCGGCCGGACTTCCTGACGCCCGACGGCGAGCTGGACTGGCGCCGCCAGCTCGACTTCTCGTTCGACCTGGTCGACGCCCAGTCGGTCGGCAGCCTCGCCGCCTGCATCGTCGAACCCATCCTCAGCTCGGGCGGGGTGATCGACCCGCCGCCCGGTTACCTGGCCGCGCTGCGCCGCAAGTGCGACGAACGCGGCATGCTGCTCATCCTCGACGAGGCCCAGACCGGCCTGTGCCGCACCGGCACCTGGTACGCCTTCGAACGCGACGGCGTCGTCCCCGACATCCTCACCCTGTCGAAGACGCTCGGCGCCGGACTGCCGCTGGCCGCGATGATCACGAGTACGGCGATCGAGCGGACCGCGCACGAACGGGGTTACCTGTTCTACACCACGCATGTGGCGGATCCCCTGGTCGCCGCCGTCGGCAACACCGTCCTGGACGTACTGGAGCGGGACAAGCTCGATGCCGCCGCGACGGATCTCGGCGCCTTCCTGCGCCAGGGCCTGGTCGAACTGGCCGGACGACACGAGGTGATCGGCGACATCCGCGGTCGCGGGCTGCTGATCGGCCTGGAGCTGGTGCTCTCCCGTGAGACCCGCGAGGGCGCCGACGAGCTGGGCGCCGCGGTCACCCGCCGGTGCCTGGAACTGGGTCTGCACATGAACGTGGTCCAGATGCCGGGGATGGGCGGGGTGTTTCGGATCGCGCCGCCGCTCACCTGCACCCGCGAGGAACTGGCCGAGGGCCTGGACATCCTGGACCGGGCGATCGGCGAGGTGACCTCCGGGTCCCCGGTCGGCTGA
- a CDS encoding carbohydrate-binding protein: MGYRKLGRVSAWSRPGNHPLIASYGGNEYLRAAQGSVTVTVNPPPAWTAAKVYNNGDRVGYQGRVYQASWYAQNQKPGDPNGPWEEIAPAPPDNSPAAWTPTTVYNAGNRVAYQDHVYEAGGTPATRCRVTPTARGSRSASGGWFAGESRTPARDRTCPGPAPFARTRSLSRPGTRRSPRRSPGPGCPGPRPVPRGCR, translated from the coding sequence GTGGGTTATCGGAAGCTCGGCAGAGTCTCAGCCTGGTCGCGTCCCGGCAACCACCCGCTCATCGCGTCGTACGGCGGCAACGAGTACCTGAGGGCGGCGCAGGGCAGCGTCACCGTGACGGTGAACCCGCCACCGGCCTGGACCGCCGCGAAGGTCTACAACAACGGTGACCGGGTCGGCTACCAGGGCCGGGTCTACCAGGCATCCTGGTACGCGCAGAACCAGAAGCCCGGCGACCCGAACGGACCGTGGGAGGAGATCGCCCCGGCGCCGCCGGACAACAGCCCGGCGGCCTGGACGCCCACGACGGTCTACAACGCCGGTAACCGGGTGGCGTACCAGGACCATGTGTACGAGGCCGGTGGTACACCCGCAACCAGGTGCCGGGTGACACCAACGGCCCGTGGAAGTCGATCGGCTAGCGGCGGTTGGTTCGCCGGCGAAAGCCGTACGCCGGCCCGGGACCGCACGTGTCCCGGGCCGGCACCTTTCGCGCGGACCCGGAGCCTCAGCCGACCGGGGACCCGGAGGTCACCTCGCCGATCGCCCGGTCCAGGATGTCCAGGCCCTCGGCCAGTTCCTCGCGGGTGCAGGTGA
- a CDS encoding DUF624 domain-containing protein → MSDVRTRGQVGDGPLSRAAAFVYTLLVVELLLLLTTLPGLVPLVLLGGDASNLPLVAICLVPVGPAVSAALYALRHQRPDPTDLRPAGLFWRAYRANLPGVLRVWVPTLLWLTVIAVNLANLGAATVPAGWAVPLVLVGVGVTLCGANALVVTSLFTFRTRDVARLALYFLVRTPSVPIGNVVLLAAAAALTAVFSEAVVALLAVVLVWAFLRIGDPMIDKIRKEFIG, encoded by the coding sequence GTGAGTGACGTCCGGACGCGGGGACAGGTCGGTGACGGGCCGCTGTCCCGGGCGGCCGCGTTCGTCTACACCCTGCTGGTCGTCGAGCTGCTGCTCCTGCTCACCACCCTGCCCGGTCTGGTCCCGCTCGTCCTGCTCGGCGGCGACGCCAGCAACCTGCCACTGGTCGCGATCTGCCTGGTCCCGGTCGGCCCGGCCGTCTCCGCCGCCCTGTACGCCCTGCGGCACCAGCGGCCCGACCCGACCGATCTGCGCCCCGCCGGCCTGTTCTGGCGGGCGTACCGGGCCAACCTTCCCGGTGTGCTGCGGGTCTGGGTGCCGACCCTGCTGTGGCTGACCGTCATCGCGGTGAACCTGGCCAACCTCGGCGCCGCCACGGTCCCGGCCGGCTGGGCGGTGCCGCTGGTCCTCGTCGGCGTGGGCGTGACCCTCTGCGGGGCCAACGCGCTGGTGGTCACCTCGCTGTTCACCTTCCGTACCCGCGACGTGGCCCGGCTGGCGCTGTACTTCCTGGTCCGCACCCCCAGCGTCCCGATCGGCAACGTCGTTCTGCTCGCCGCGGCGGCCGCGCTCACCGCCGTCTTCTCCGAGGCGGTGGTGGCGCTGCTGGCCGTTGTCCTCGTCTGGGCGTTCCTGCGGATCGGCGACCCGATGATCGACAAGATCCGGAAGGAGTTCATCGGATGA
- a CDS encoding outer membrane protein assembly factor BamB family protein, with protein MTSVIRRMAAASTVIVACAATTFAAIVSAPASAADDPQWTMGGQNISNTRSNPAETQLSPSTVGGLTTNWTYTTRGDVSATPAVVAGAVYFPDWGGYLHRVDANTGAVLWSRSVASYVGASGTVVARTSPVVVGDTVYIGTQAGARLLAIDTANGNLRWNVATDPHPRAVLTGGAVYYDGVLYQGVSSDEFSLATDPSYDCCTFRGSLVAIDAATGAQRWKSYTLPDQGPGGDIFSGGSVWGTTPSIDPGSNTIFIGTGQNYSIPRSASECQANGGTPQQCLPAWNAKDSIIALDLGTGAIKWNTGPPRFDEWNFGCLPGVPPNNCPNPGPDHDTGDGTHLYDIPGPNGTTRRAVGAGQKSGEFWMLDAATGAVIWSAAVGPGSTQGGIQWGTATDGQRVFFTSSNAGNIEHQLPNGQRINYSSFGALDVATGRVLWQVPEARGGRSIGPVTHANGVVYVGSMNNFMYALDANNGRVLWEYQGAGSSNAGPAIVGGRLYWGNGYSRGGTASTRFYSFRLPGGPTTPPTTPPTTPPTTPPTTPPTTPPTTSPPTTPPPTTPPGGACSSTYRIVGQWPGGFQAEVTVRAGSSAINGWTVRWAFANGQRITQTWSGTTTTSGSNVTVGNVSYNGSLPANGTTTFGFLASWTGGANAVPSPVSCTSP; from the coding sequence ATGACCTCTGTCATCCGACGAATGGCGGCCGCATCCACGGTCATCGTGGCCTGTGCGGCGACCACGTTCGCGGCGATAGTTTCGGCACCCGCGAGCGCCGCCGACGATCCGCAATGGACGATGGGTGGCCAGAACATCAGCAACACCCGGTCCAACCCGGCCGAGACCCAGCTCAGTCCGTCGACCGTCGGCGGGCTGACGACCAACTGGACGTACACCACCCGGGGTGACGTCTCGGCGACCCCCGCCGTGGTGGCCGGCGCCGTCTACTTCCCGGACTGGGGTGGGTACCTCCACCGGGTCGACGCGAACACCGGCGCGGTGCTCTGGTCCCGCTCGGTCGCCTCGTACGTGGGCGCGAGCGGCACCGTGGTCGCCCGTACCAGCCCGGTGGTGGTCGGCGACACCGTGTACATCGGCACCCAGGCCGGTGCCCGGCTACTGGCGATCGACACCGCGAACGGCAACCTGCGGTGGAACGTCGCCACCGACCCGCACCCGCGCGCCGTGCTCACCGGTGGGGCCGTCTACTACGACGGGGTGCTCTACCAGGGCGTCTCCTCGGACGAATTCTCCCTGGCCACGGACCCGTCGTACGACTGCTGCACCTTCCGGGGCAGTCTGGTGGCGATCGACGCGGCCACCGGCGCGCAACGGTGGAAGTCGTACACCCTGCCGGACCAGGGGCCGGGCGGCGACATCTTCAGCGGCGGTTCGGTGTGGGGCACCACGCCCAGCATCGACCCCGGCAGCAACACGATCTTCATCGGTACGGGGCAGAACTACTCGATTCCCCGCAGTGCGAGCGAGTGCCAGGCGAACGGCGGTACGCCGCAACAGTGCCTGCCGGCGTGGAACGCCAAGGACTCGATCATCGCGCTGGACCTCGGCACCGGCGCGATCAAGTGGAACACCGGTCCGCCCCGCTTCGACGAGTGGAACTTCGGCTGCCTGCCGGGCGTACCGCCGAACAACTGCCCGAACCCCGGCCCGGACCACGACACCGGCGACGGGACCCACCTGTACGACATCCCCGGCCCGAACGGTACGACCCGTCGCGCGGTGGGCGCCGGGCAGAAGAGCGGCGAGTTCTGGATGCTCGACGCGGCCACCGGGGCGGTCATCTGGAGCGCGGCCGTCGGGCCGGGCTCGACACAGGGTGGCATCCAGTGGGGCACCGCCACCGACGGGCAGCGGGTCTTCTTCACCTCAAGCAACGCCGGCAACATCGAGCACCAGCTCCCCAACGGCCAGCGGATCAACTACAGCTCGTTCGGAGCGTTGGACGTCGCGACCGGGCGGGTGCTGTGGCAGGTACCCGAGGCACGCGGCGGCCGGTCGATCGGCCCGGTCACCCACGCCAACGGCGTGGTCTACGTCGGCTCGATGAACAACTTCATGTACGCGCTGGACGCCAACAACGGCCGGGTGCTGTGGGAGTACCAGGGCGCCGGCTCGTCCAACGCCGGCCCGGCGATCGTCGGAGGCAGGCTGTACTGGGGTAACGGCTACTCCCGTGGCGGCACCGCGAGCACCCGGTTCTACTCCTTCCGGCTTCCCGGCGGCCCGACCACCCCACCGACGACCCCGCCCACGACACCACCGACCACACCGCCCACCACACCACCGACGACCCCGCCCACCACGTCGCCGCCGACCACACCGCCGCCGACCACACCGCCCGGTGGGGCGTGCAGCTCCACCTATCGCATCGTCGGCCAGTGGCCGGGCGGCTTCCAGGCCGAGGTGACGGTACGGGCGGGCAGCTCGGCGATCAACGGCTGGACCGTACGGTGGGCCTTCGCCAACGGCCAGCGGATCACCCAGACCTGGAGCGGCACCACGACCACGAGCGGCTCGAACGTGACGGTAGGCAACGTCTCCTACAACGGGTCCCTGCCCGCGAACGGCACCACCACGTTCGGCTTCCTCGCCAGCTGGACCGGCGGTGCCAACGCGGTGCCGAGCCCGGTGAGCTGTACCAGCCCGTAG
- a CDS encoding beta-galactosidase codes for MSLPVTAKVPFGGDYNPEQWPEEVWQQDYRLFDAARIDTVTLGVFDWALTQPSERVYDFSLLDRIVERAAGRGRQICLATGTGAHPAWLARAYPEVTRTDFEGRRHRYGQRHNSCPSSPVFRRLSAELARRVARRYAANPAVVAWHVGNEYGGACYCDHCAAAFRHWLQRRYGSLDCLNAAWYTTFWSHTFTDWDQIEPPSALTEHWRGPDHTAFQGITLDYLRFMSDAMLANFRDEKSAIRESSPDTPVTTNFMGMYRPIDYHRWAPHLDFVSWDNYPPDDRSAARMAFTHDLMRGVGDGQPFWLMEQTPSHTAARDVNPLKRPGLMRLWSWQAVAHGAQAVLFFQLRASRGACEKYHGAVIGHAGRSDTRVFREVAQLGAELDRLGPAVLGARTPARVALLFDWDSWWALEISDGPSRLVRYQQVVLAYHRALWDAGVDLDVLAVTADLSGYDVVVAPALHMLKGDLPQRLEAVAARGGSVLTTYLSGRVDEDDNAFLMDVPGPLGRLMGVRVDEWDAREPEIVNPVRLDAGDGPLDVESRLLFELVIAEGAEVVGSYLADFYAGTPAVTRNSFGAGHGWYVAAGLDPTGVSWVVRQVLANHDLLGPYPEVPELESAVRVAPDGSRLLFLLNHRAEPVELTAHTGGVELLTGERIAPGEPLRLTGLGIVVLREDR; via the coding sequence ATGAGCCTGCCGGTCACCGCGAAGGTGCCGTTCGGCGGGGACTACAACCCCGAGCAGTGGCCCGAGGAGGTGTGGCAGCAGGACTACCGGCTCTTCGACGCGGCCCGGATCGACACCGTGACCCTGGGCGTCTTCGACTGGGCGCTCACCCAGCCGTCCGAACGGGTCTACGACTTCTCGCTGCTGGACCGCATAGTCGAGCGGGCCGCCGGGCGGGGCCGGCAGATCTGCCTGGCGACCGGGACCGGCGCCCATCCGGCGTGGCTCGCGCGGGCGTACCCGGAGGTGACCCGGACCGACTTCGAGGGCCGCCGGCACCGGTACGGGCAGCGACACAACTCCTGCCCCAGCTCCCCGGTCTTCCGCCGGCTCTCCGCCGAACTGGCCCGCCGGGTCGCCCGGCGGTACGCCGCGAACCCGGCGGTCGTCGCCTGGCACGTCGGCAACGAGTACGGCGGCGCCTGCTACTGCGACCACTGTGCCGCCGCCTTCCGGCACTGGCTGCAACGCCGGTACGGCAGCCTCGACTGCCTCAACGCGGCCTGGTACACGACCTTCTGGTCGCACACCTTCACCGACTGGGACCAGATCGAGCCGCCGTCCGCCCTCACCGAGCACTGGCGCGGCCCGGACCACACCGCCTTCCAGGGCATCACCCTGGACTACCTGCGGTTCATGTCCGACGCCATGCTCGCCAACTTCCGCGACGAGAAGTCGGCCATCCGGGAGTCCAGCCCCGACACACCCGTGACCACGAACTTCATGGGCATGTACCGGCCCATCGACTACCACCGCTGGGCACCACACCTGGACTTCGTCTCCTGGGACAACTACCCGCCCGACGACCGGTCGGCGGCCAGGATGGCGTTCACCCACGACCTGATGCGCGGGGTCGGGGACGGCCAACCGTTCTGGCTGATGGAGCAGACCCCGAGCCACACCGCCGCCCGGGACGTCAACCCGCTCAAGCGACCCGGGCTGATGCGACTGTGGAGCTGGCAGGCGGTGGCGCACGGGGCGCAGGCCGTACTCTTCTTCCAGCTGCGGGCCTCGCGCGGGGCCTGCGAGAAGTACCACGGGGCGGTCATCGGTCACGCCGGCCGGTCGGACACCCGGGTGTTCCGGGAGGTCGCGCAGCTCGGCGCCGAACTCGACCGGCTCGGGCCGGCGGTGCTCGGCGCCCGGACCCCGGCCCGGGTCGCGCTGCTGTTCGACTGGGACAGCTGGTGGGCGTTGGAGATCTCCGACGGCCCGTCCCGACTGGTCCGCTACCAGCAGGTGGTGCTGGCGTACCACCGGGCGCTGTGGGACGCGGGCGTCGACTTGGACGTGCTGGCGGTCACCGCGGACCTGTCCGGCTACGACGTGGTCGTCGCGCCGGCCCTGCACATGCTCAAGGGCGACCTGCCGCAACGCCTGGAGGCGGTGGCCGCGCGCGGCGGGTCGGTGCTGACCACCTACCTGTCCGGGCGGGTGGACGAGGACGACAACGCGTTCCTGATGGACGTGCCCGGTCCACTGGGCCGGCTGATGGGGGTACGCGTCGACGAGTGGGACGCGCGGGAACCGGAGATCGTCAACCCGGTCCGACTCGACGCCGGCGACGGGCCGCTCGACGTCGAGTCGAGACTGCTGTTCGAGCTGGTCATCGCGGAGGGAGCCGAGGTGGTCGGCAGCTACCTGGCCGACTTCTACGCCGGCACCCCGGCGGTCACCCGCAACTCCTTCGGCGCCGGCCACGGCTGGTACGTCGCCGCCGGGCTGGACCCGACCGGGGTGTCCTGGGTGGTCCGGCAGGTGTTGGCGAACCACGACCTGCTCGGGCCGTACCCGGAGGTGCCGGAGCTGGAGTCCGCCGTACGGGTCGCCCCGGACGGGTCCCGACTGCTGTTCCTGCTCAACCACCGGGCCGAACCGGTCGAGCTGACCGCCCATACCGGTGGGGTCGAACTGCTCACCGGGGAGCGGATCGCGCCCGGCGAGCCGCTGCGGCTGACCGGGCTGGGGATCGTGGTGCTGCGGGAGGACCGATGA
- a CDS encoding DUF4331 family protein: protein MAGPDQRVLLPQVRRAGCARAPHPLSASCSGFDPAPRFAAFRHHLDTPLAAQTGQLYINDLYVFDGERGTVFDGERGTVFDGERGTVFDGERGTVFVMDVNSSITGADIKRGFQTEARYEIKVHFDGREMEELTYRVAFGEPDSDGRQPVTLHAVTGDQAQDDSATGTQVLEGRTGETVSGGNMRLWAGRIRDPFFIDLDQLATVNDAFKNGAKLDRSAWRPDKAQNTFAGNTVESIVLEVTGDGPVREGAQIGVWCRTVLATDAGGWRQVNRAGHPMMWPIFWPTDTDFSNPANFRHPCDDMRAGGAEIATAVASVVAANGTAPDPQAYGRSVAEQVYPDLLSYRVGSPANYGFAVRNGRTMLDNAPEVMLSLVLNTGMTSGLTSEATVDTRSAAFPYVVAA, encoded by the coding sequence GTGGCGGGACCAGATCAACGCGTACTTCTTCCGCAAGTCCGGCGTGCCGGATGCGCACGGGCGCCGCATCCACTGAGTGCCAGCTGCTCCGGATTCGACCCGGCACCGAGGTTCGCGGCTTTTCGGCATCACCTTGACACCCCGCTCGCCGCTCAGACCGGCCAGCTCTACATCAACGATCTGTACGTCTTCGACGGCGAGCGCGGCACCGTCTTCGACGGCGAGCGCGGCACCGTCTTCGACGGCGAGCGCGGCACCGTCTTCGACGGCGAGCGCGGCACCGTCTTCGTGATGGACGTCAACAGCTCGATCACCGGGGCCGACATCAAGCGGGGCTTCCAGACCGAGGCGCGCTACGAGATCAAGGTTCACTTCGACGGCCGGGAGATGGAGGAGTTGACCTACCGGGTGGCCTTCGGCGAGCCGGACTCCGACGGACGGCAGCCGGTGACGTTGCACGCCGTCACCGGCGACCAGGCCCAGGACGACTCCGCGACCGGCACGCAGGTGCTCGAAGGCCGGACCGGCGAGACCGTGAGCGGCGGCAACATGCGGCTGTGGGCGGGACGGATCCGCGACCCGTTCTTCATCGACCTCGACCAGCTCGCGACCGTCAACGACGCGTTCAAGAACGGCGCCAAGCTGGACCGGTCGGCATGGCGGCCGGACAAGGCGCAGAACACCTTCGCCGGCAACACCGTCGAGTCCATCGTCCTGGAGGTCACCGGGGACGGTCCGGTGCGCGAGGGTGCCCAGATCGGCGTCTGGTGCAGGACCGTGCTGGCGACCGACGCGGGCGGTTGGCGGCAGGTGAACCGGGCCGGGCACCCGATGATGTGGCCCATCTTCTGGCCCACCGACACCGACTTCTCCAACCCGGCCAACTTCCGGCACCCGTGCGACGACATGAGGGCCGGGGGCGCGGAGATCGCCACCGCCGTCGCCAGTGTGGTCGCGGCGAACGGCACCGCCCCCGACCCACAGGCGTACGGCCGCAGCGTGGCCGAGCAGGTCTACCCGGACCTGCTGTCGTACCGGGTCGGTTCCCCGGCCAACTACGGGTTCGCGGTTCGCAACGGGCGCACCATGCTCGACAACGCGCCCGAGGTGATGCTCTCCCTGGTGCTGAACACGGGGATGACCTCCGGACTCACCTCCGAGGCCACCGTGGACACCCGCTCCGCCGCCTTCCCGTACGTCGTGGCAGCCTGA
- a CDS encoding alpha-glucuronidase, with the protein MSTGVHAAWLPPAAFRALGSRRVLVHGDGPLVDTVFDEVAAACAEHGGRARRTGARPPTSADAPVDGVAVGSADDPVDPVFDLVFALRGTGPLPAPTVAAAASRAEAAGAAELGDGLGDEGFLLAVGAGATVVLADAPAGLLYGLFHVVRLGAAAFDGARPPRAYRPALRRRMLDHWDNVAVHPVMGQVERGYAGGSIFWRDGAARRDLPRLRAYGRLLAASGVNAVSVNNVNVHAPEARLLTDRLGDVAEIARVLRRYGIRVHLSVTFAAPVVLGGLSTADPLDQGVRDWWAATTRRVYERIPDFGGYVVKADSEGQPGPFTYGRSHAEGANLLAEALAPTDGVVHWRAFVYNHRQDWRDRTIDRARAAHDHFAPLDGRFRDNVILQVKFGPMDFQVREPVSPVIGAMPATRLAVELQVTQEYTGQQRHVCYLGPWWSEVLRFAPWGPGGATVADVAAGPAGAGGGLVAVSNVGDDPFWTGHPLAQANLYAFGRFAWDPGLDPLAVLDEWIDLTFPVSATGDPDLVRDTLHDVMDDSWQTYERYTAPLGVGFMVRPGNHYGPDVDGYEYTRWGTYHFADRDGVGVDRTRATGTGFTGQYPPPWSEVYEARERCPDELLLFFHHVPYGHVLHSGATVIQHIYDTHFAGVERVDAMRRRWKLLAGVIDPAVYERVVERLDEQWRCAVQWRDQINAYFFRKSGVPDAHGRRIH; encoded by the coding sequence ATGAGTACCGGCGTGCACGCCGCCTGGCTGCCCCCGGCGGCGTTCCGGGCGCTCGGCTCCCGCCGCGTGCTGGTGCACGGTGACGGCCCGCTCGTCGACACCGTGTTCGACGAGGTCGCGGCGGCCTGTGCCGAGCACGGCGGGCGGGCTCGGCGGACCGGCGCCCGGCCGCCGACGTCCGCCGACGCACCGGTCGACGGGGTCGCCGTCGGGTCGGCCGACGACCCCGTCGACCCGGTCTTCGACCTGGTGTTCGCGCTGCGCGGCACCGGGCCGCTGCCGGCACCGACGGTAGCGGCAGCGGCGTCCCGGGCCGAGGCGGCGGGGGCGGCGGAACTCGGTGACGGGCTCGGCGACGAGGGGTTTCTGCTCGCCGTCGGGGCGGGGGCGACGGTGGTGCTGGCCGACGCGCCGGCCGGTCTGCTGTACGGGCTGTTCCACGTGGTCCGGCTCGGTGCGGCGGCCTTCGACGGCGCCCGTCCGCCCCGGGCGTACCGGCCGGCGTTGCGCAGACGCATGCTCGACCACTGGGACAACGTGGCCGTGCACCCCGTGATGGGGCAGGTCGAGCGGGGCTACGCCGGCGGTTCGATCTTCTGGCGCGACGGCGCCGCCCGCCGCGACCTGCCCCGGCTGCGGGCGTACGGCCGGCTGTTGGCCGCCAGCGGCGTCAACGCCGTCTCGGTGAACAACGTCAACGTCCACGCCCCGGAGGCGCGGCTGCTGACCGACCGGCTCGGCGACGTGGCCGAGATCGCGCGGGTGCTGCGCCGCTACGGCATCCGGGTGCACCTGTCCGTCACCTTCGCCGCCCCCGTGGTCCTCGGTGGCCTGTCCACCGCCGACCCGCTCGACCAGGGCGTACGGGACTGGTGGGCCGCCACCACCCGGCGGGTGTACGAGCGGATCCCCGACTTCGGCGGTTACGTGGTGAAGGCCGACTCCGAGGGGCAGCCCGGCCCGTTCACGTACGGGCGCAGCCACGCCGAGGGGGCGAACCTGCTCGCGGAGGCGCTCGCCCCCACCGACGGCGTGGTGCACTGGCGGGCGTTCGTCTACAACCATCGCCAGGACTGGCGGGACCGGACCATCGACCGGGCCAGGGCGGCCCACGACCACTTCGCCCCGCTCGACGGGCGGTTCCGGGACAACGTGATCCTCCAGGTGAAGTTCGGCCCGATGGACTTCCAGGTCCGCGAGCCGGTCTCCCCGGTGATCGGGGCCATGCCGGCCACCCGACTGGCCGTGGAACTCCAGGTCACGCAGGAATACACCGGCCAGCAGCGACACGTCTGCTACCTCGGTCCCTGGTGGAGCGAGGTGTTGCGGTTCGCGCCCTGGGGTCCGGGCGGCGCGACGGTCGCCGACGTCGCCGCCGGTCCGGCGGGCGCGGGCGGCGGCCTGGTCGCGGTCTCCAACGTGGGCGACGACCCGTTCTGGACCGGGCACCCGTTGGCGCAGGCCAACCTGTACGCCTTCGGTCGGTTCGCCTGGGATCCCGGCCTCGATCCGCTGGCCGTCCTCGACGAGTGGATCGACCTCACCTTCCCCGTGTCGGCCACCGGCGATCCTGACCTGGTACGAGACACGCTGCACGACGTCATGGACGACTCGTGGCAAACCTACGAGCGTTACACCGCGCCGCTGGGTGTCGGCTTCATGGTCCGCCCCGGAAACCACTACGGCCCCGACGTCGACGGGTACGAGTACACGCGGTGGGGCACGTACCACTTCGCCGACCGGGACGGGGTGGGCGTGGACCGTACCCGGGCCACCGGAACCGGCTTCACCGGGCAGTACCCGCCACCGTGGTCGGAGGTGTACGAGGCGCGTGAGCGGTGCCCCGACGAACTGCTGCTCTTCTTCCACCACGTCCCGTACGGGCACGTGCTGCACAGCGGGGCGACGGTCATCCAACACATCTACGACACCCACTTCGCCGGGGTGGAGCGGGTGGACGCCATGCGCCGGCGGTGGAAACTGCTCGCCGGGGTGATCGACCCGGCGGTGTACGAGCGGGTGGTCGAGCGGCTCGACGAGCAGTGGCGCTGCGCCGTGCAGTGGCGGGACCAGATCAACGCGTACTTCTTCCGCAAGTCCGGCGTGCCGGATGCGCACGGGCGCCGCATCCACTGA